The genomic stretch AAAGTTGTTGACCTGAAGTGTTGTAAGTGTCGCAAGAAAGTGAAGAAACTTCTCTGTAAATTTCCCGGTAAGTTTCTCTCCTTCTGTTTCCTTCTTTATAGTATTACACGCTTGATTCTCAACTTTTGGGAGGTGGGAATGGATAGAGATACGAGACCAAGTTTACGACGAGAAGCAAAACACAGTGACGATAAAAGTGGTGAGCTGCTGTCCTGAAAGACTCATGCAAAAGATACGCTGCAAAGGCTGTAAAGCAATCAAGAGTATCGAAATCAAGCCACCGCCTGACAAGTCCAAGAAGGATGAACCAACAAAAACCAAGAAGGATGAACCAGGAAAGGACAAGCCTAAGGATACTCCACCAGAAAAACAGTGCAAGCCATGCTGCAAGCCTCCTTGTTCACCACCAAAACAGTGCAAGCCATGCTGCAAGCCTCCTTGTTCACCACCATGCAAGCCTCCTTGTTCACCAACAAAACACTGCAAGCCTCCTTGTTCACCACCAAAACACTGCGAGCCtcctcctccaccaccacgCTGTTACTCACCTTGCTGCCCGAGTTACCCCAAACCCTGTTACCCACCTTGCTACCTGATTTGCCCTACACCCTATTACCCACCTCGCTACCCGAATTACTGCAGCTACTGTTGCGGACCGTGTCATTGCGGAAATCGTTCAATTTGCTCTGTTATGTAACTGGATTAATGCTTGATATATTCATTGCTATGAATGTCATGTGCTTGATTATCGCGATCGATATCGTTTTTACTGAGgtcatgaataaaattaatcttGCAATTAAGCCATGATTATATCTGCATGAAATTGCTAGTTAACGGTGATAAAAGTTGACCTAATGTGCTTCAAAAAGTCAAGAAAGTAGTGCGTTGTGTAAAATCCCCCGCCAGTCCCTCTTCTGAAAATGTAAGCCATTTGATTTGACTGATTCTCATcaactttgatataatatacAAGTTTAAGATCAGGTTTACAATGAGAAGAATAACACAGTGACATCACATAACCAATGCATAGCCGATTGTCAAATAAATCGTAAAACTCATGCTAATATTGTTTAGAAGTCTGGGTGATTCAGTTTATCCAAATCATTATCTATAAATGTATTAAACTTTAAACTCATCAATACATTGTCATTCAGCTAatctattattataattaatgttaaccgtAATCAATATAAAATGACATGTTGTTGTTGTCTAAACAAAATATGGAAAAGATCTGTTGCAAGGGTGGTTAGTCAATCATAAGTACAGAAATCAAATCAactaagaaaaaacaaagatgagaaatgatcaaaaaattcacttaaaaaaccaagaaaagagaataaatcAATTGATGATGAGAAGAAAAACTTAGATACTAAGCTTAAAGACAAATTATCTACTAAACTTGTTATAATTACAATAATCATTATAGAAAACCATTTTGTAATAGGTAGAGAGGTTTAGTATTCCTTGAACTCATTCCTCTTTATTGATTTAGATcgaatattttatgatatttatttaaaacttatttaagtTTGTATATAATAACACTAGAACATTATCAATAAAGTGAATCGTTgaaggaaaaacaaattaagttgTCAACCTGAAGCTCCTGATATGGTTGAATCCACCTCTACGTATGGACAAacttaatatgtcattattatgataattaagtTACTTAAATAACATGCTAATTGACCCAGAAAATATGGCCACGGGGGCAGTACAAAATCAGTCGAATATTTATAGTACTCCGACCAAAGGGTGGGATTTCCACATCAACCCACGAAATCTAACAAAAAGCAAAACATTAATTCATGAAAATAACTTGAATTGGTGATTAGAAATAGAGTTGATTATTGGAAACTGACTATGACACATAAACTTACAACATTGGGCACACCCCAATTATTTGATCTTTAAGTATAAGATATATGTCTTAATGAtcttaatttcatattaaaaattagaaaattggaAACGAAATTCAAAGTCATCTCCTCAATGACCctggaaaattatattataacaaaaagaaatggTTTAATTCCATGGTGTTCAATCTCATTTATACAAAAAGTTTTCCTAAGGTGGATTCAATTTGAGATAAGTTTAATCTGGGGTCAACTCAAACTTGTTCTAATTGATACACAATGTTATCAGaaggttaatataatattttattctaatagCACCTCTTAAtgttcatatattatctattttggtaacacaatttattattctcttctttttttaattttgtccactTAGAACATATTTTGACAGTTTAagaatttacatattatttaataagatttgtttttggtaaattaaaataaatggccattttgcccctttttaagcaaaaatgcttatttttcttatttctaagcaaaaaatgctcgttttttctatttctaagcaaaaatatcctaaatattttttaaatatgataaaaaaaattcaatcacatgatgacatctCATCTGtatacacaaattgtgtaccaaaattgggtacacatagttttattatttctaaaatacTAAAACTACTCTTCATTACTTCTATATAAACCTCTCACTTACatacatttctcatatcattcaaacactcactctcattctcattttaactcaatatttgatactgCGGGTTcgttcagaaaaaaaaattcctatttctgaattcgaataaaaaaatttaattcgaaaaaaaaaatatttatacaaatcttaattcaaaacttaattttatttgttaaatctagtttatattttatgtaaaggggaaatttagatatttgataataatttgtgggttaaacaaaatattaaaaaaatatgagaggacATTTTGAAGATAGTCCTGGCCACGGGctggtttggcccgtgaaccggaccgaaaccggcccggcTAAACCCGGAATCGGAACCAGAAGACCCGGAACCGGcagtgaaccggaaccgaaaccgtggctctacggttcggttccggttcacataaattgaaaccgtggaaccgccggttcacaccggtttatgaaccggcggtttactgtgctgaatcgaaaaaaatttgaaaattttttgaaattttttttatttttttttgaattttatttaaaaaggcaacggttccctgcgcagggaaccgttgccttttgaaggaaatttgcaggggttgcaggggaccaacggtcccctgcaattttcagtgaagttgcaggggaccgttggtcccctgcaattttttggaatttcaatttaccccccctatttctaatttttttcaaaaaattttttttctatatgtacccctttaaattctattctctcaaatctcaatctctctactctctcactcaatccttcaaactctcattctcattctttaaactcttaatattctctcgatctttcaattcaattaaattttcttaaatttaattaaattctttcttatttttttattaatttcaatttcaattttttttatacaattcataattaattatagaatttatttctataattaattttatttattattattttattatcttttataattaatcatataatttatttatataattaattttatttattatcaaaaaatggcaagtagtgaaaattcttccggttcacgaagatttggtcaaattcacatatatcaaatgtgaatgaaaatcaatttatagatgattttcattcacaagaaagtgaaaaccaatatgacgacgggaaataatactcaagatagtggaggtgaatgataaggtaagggggtactgccagctattagatatgcaaaggtaagagaactacgtaggctttgattcttctaaaccccaagaagatacgtaggaagcttaattgaaaaattaagtccaagcctttcttttaaatttcaattattgtaattaataatttaaaaattaaatcaagatcatgtattagaattgattgttcaatatcggtttcgaatcgaaaccgtcggaccgaaaccgtcggttccgaaccggggccatgaaccggaaccggcggttccgaaccgtggacgaaccgtcctgttacggtttcggttcagggtccttatattttcgaaccgtgaaccggcggttccgaaccgaaaccggcggttcatgaaccgtggccaggtctattTGAAGATCTTTAGCGATAGAAAAAATCTCATCGTCTACAGTCATTATAGCCTCTGCCACTAAAAGTATTAACGATGAAACGAAAAGTCCCGCCGTTAATATGAATAATGAGAGATGTAAGTTCCGtcattaaaaatagtaatatcaACTATGAATATCCTCgttgttataacaatatttatcgaTCACTAAACGTAATATCAACGATGAATATCTCAAtcgttataacaatatttatcaattactaaacataatattaataataaatatctttgtagttataataatatttaatcgctactaaacataatatcaatgatGAATATCTTCATTgttacaataatattaataataaaattttaattatcaaaatataatcattaacATTGATTATgttctaattataattatctcAAAATCCTCGTATGATCCACAAttatataaagttaaaaaatatatatataaatttcctATTATAGTAATTTCTTCatgtaatcaaaattaaaaagttgttACAAGTAACATAAGAATTTATATATCACATACAAGTAAACGTTTCATGATTCACTTGTATCTTCGAATACCTACAAATTGTGAAGAGAGAGGATAAGATTAAGATGCGCATAACATATGCACACACACatattcaaacatatattttttctcacagacaaattatcaaagtaaaagAAACCAAAATGGAATCTTATGGAGTAGTTCATTAACCATTTTAGATTTGCGGCAATTCTAAAATATCAAGTACCGCAAGAGAAACTCTAAAAACTATCCAAATAACTTCACCATGTCAAGAAACACACGAGGAAACAATTGATATTATCAAATAGCTTGCAAGCAATTATTCCACTGTCATATAAATTCGCATAACTTACCATAGCAATTAGATAAAATACCTTTCGACGTTACAGTAATtggctgaaaaaaaaaaaaaaagaagacttGAAGACTGAAAAGAATGCATACCAACCATACAGCACCAACTTCACCCTCAAAAACATAAAGCTTTTCACACACAGCTGTTAGCAAATTACAATAGtttgagaaatgaaaaagacacattacaaattataaaaccaCATGAGGGATTTCTCAAAAGAATATTTAAGATGATACAAAAAGATTTAACTGAGAGACATGGTCGCACTCTTGCAATGGCATTTGACCTTCCTGAAGATGTTATCTAAACAGTTCCCATGTTACCAATTCAATCAGCGTAAACAGCCATAATGACAAGGGTATTATGAGtctaggaagaaaaaaaaaaggcaaaaagaaaaaataatgttatttaagATATATGTTACCATGACTTTCCCCTTTAAAACCTTGGACATTCCCCTAGAGGCATAGGCATCAACTAGATAAGCGTCTCACCATTCTCTgaacgaaaaaaaaaacaaaggataaTGTCAGCATAAAGTTTGGTGACTGGTATTGTATTTAATAGAcagaaagaaaatatgaaaacagTGAAAAGATGATTAGTCTGAACAATAATTTGCATTACATAAATATACATGGCACTATGATAACAGTCTTGGAATGACCCTTCACAGTTAATTAATTGATGGAACCAATAAAATACTTCTCACAAATCCAAACACAACATTCACGTAAACATTTTCTATCGAATTCCTTAATTTTCTAAGAAactaaataaaaccaaaatggAATCAATGCAATATCAAGCAAGGTCACCACACCATAATTGTCCAAACCATACTACACCAAAACTAATATCTCATTATTTCAAGAACATAATGACTTAGAAAGGAAGAAATGTACATAATCTTTTCTCTCAAGCTacaatatatctaattatactCCATCATTATGTGAGCCTTAGGTCCATTTACTAAGCAGAATCTAATGAATATAGAGAAAATGAGAAGGGAGAGAAAAAGGAATCTAACTGAATATCATATGCAAAGTAAGcagaatttgaatatataaaggaaaagaaagggaaTAGAAAAGAAGATGACCAAATAAGAACCAAATGTGAAATACCTTTCCTTGCCTCCTGAGGGTTTGCACATCTAGTCCCCCCTAGCTTCAGAAACTCATTTATCAAGGGCTCATGTATctgttgataaaaaaataaaaaattaaacatgaaattaacactttaaaccaaatatttagtggtaaaataatgatattgagAACAAACTTAGAGTAGTGTCAATTCAATTTCTGGTTTTTTATCAGAAAGAGTGTAGTGGATTATGTGACATGCAAatagtttattaaaataaacaatagaGACACATAATGCAAGTAGGGTGGTgcagaaaaagggaaaaaacaattttagttTATGCAAGACTAGAGAAAGCTTCCAAAACACAGTTTATTATCCTAAGGGGacatttggtttgggtaatgttttattatcaaaatagaaaaattaccttgaagatagataacttagaagattactgagtataaatgattactatgtttgataaaatttgataggtataaataattattgtgtttggttaaagataataaaatattactagtaaattattttacttaaatgtccttaaatataattatttttaaatattttttatattatttgtcatattaattaaaaataaatttatttttatctcaaaaaattaataaataataatataataataataaactcaagattacctcagtaatctttaaatacctaagataaaggtggtaatcagattaccacttatattatctgtcacgtcagcattagtaatagaagattattgtaatattttattactgacaaaccaaacaagagaataaaagatagattaccaagataatcttaaaaacccctaaccaaacgccccctaagggTTTAACCAAGCCCTTCCATGCTGGAGGACTTGAACCTTTAGCTAGAGACAACACCATACTTTAGTTGAACAAAAAAGAGGAATTCACACCAAACTTTGTTCGTCTCTGTTAGGAACCTGGAGATTTCGCGGGTGGCACTAGCCGACTTCGGCCTCAGTGAAGTGTGCAACTTGGGGTTTCCCGAGAAACGAACGAATCTTACTTGTGGGCTGTTGTTCGTTTGCTTCCAATGTAACAGTGAATAAATGCAGAAAATAGAATGCAAATTGACATTCCAATtgtaataaattcattaagCAACAGAGACAATCAGTTTTCCATTCCCCTGGCACTGGGGTTACA from Mangifera indica cultivar Alphonso chromosome 6, CATAS_Mindica_2.1, whole genome shotgun sequence encodes the following:
- the LOC123218836 gene encoding protein PYRICULARIA ORYZAE RESISTANCE 21-like; translation: MAEPTTMELKVVDLKCCKCRKKVKKLLCKFPEIRDQVYDEKQNTVTIKVVSCCPERLMQKIRCKGCKAIKSIEIKPPPDKSKKDEPTKTKKDEPGKDKPKDTPPEKQCKPCCKPPCSPPKQCKPCCKPPCSPPCKPPCSPTKHCKPPCSPPKHCEPPPPPPRCYSPCCPSYPKPCYPPCYLICPTPYYPPRYPNYCSYCCGPCHCGNRSICSVM